GGGCATTTAGCGCGGGCAGTCCACGGTTAGGGGTTGATGTCAGGATAAACAATGACAATGGCGCTGAAGCAGAGAAAGGGGACGTCGGTGAGGTGCTGGCGAAGGGCACTAACGCCGCCTCCGGTTACTACCGGGATGAAGACGCCACTGATAAGGCCTGGGATGGAGAGGGGTGGTACGCCACCGGAGACCTGGGTAAGATCGATGGTGACGGAAATCTGGTGATTGTGGGACGTAAAAAGGAAGTCATCATCCGGGGCGGCCAGAACATCTATCCCGCTGAGATGGAAAGCCTGCTCATTACCCACCCGGAGATTGTCAGTTCCGCTGTCATCGCCATGCCAGACCCCTTGATGGGAGAAAAAACCTGCGCTTATCTCGTCTTGAACGGGAGCAAATCACTGACCCTGGAAGACCTGACCGTATTCCTCAAAAAGAAAAACATTGCTCCCTTCAAGATACCGGAAAGAGTGGAGATAGTAGACCGCCTGCCGACAATTTCTGACGGACAGAAGATAGACAAGAGGGCGCTGGCGCAGGACATAATATCCAAACTAAAGCAAGAGGAGATTAGCCGATGAAAATAGACGTCTTCAGCCATATCCTGCCCCCCAGATACAAGGACGCCCTCTACCGGGCTAATCCCCGCGGCTTCCACCTGCAAAACGTCATTGAGAGCCTGCCCACCCTCTTCGACATGGAACACCGTTTCCGGGTAATGGACAAATTCGATGGTTTGCAGCAGGTACTGACCCTCTCTTCCCCACCCATCGAACACTTTACCGATACCCGGCAGGCAGCGGATTTTGCCCGGCTGGCCAATGATGAGATGGCGGAGCTTGTCCTCAAGTTCCCCGGCCGGTTCCCGGCAGCCGTTGCCAGCCTGCCGATGAATGACATGGAGTCCGCTTTGAGAGAGGTAGACCGGGCCGTGAATGACCTGAAAATGAAGGGGGTACAGATATTTACCCCCACCAATGACATGCCGCTGGACTCCCCGGAATTTCTGCCCCTCTATGAAAAGATGGCGCACTATGACCTGCCAATCTGGATTCACCCCCACCGTGACCCGGGTTACGCCGATTACAAGACGGAGACCCGGTCAAGGTACATGATATTCAGCAACTTCGGCTGGCCCTACGAGACCACCGTGGCCATGACCCGCCTGGTCTTCAGCGGCATCCTGGAGAAATTCCCCGACCTTAAATTCATCACCCACCACTGCGGGGGCATGGTACCGTTTTTCGAGCAGAGGATAATCGGGGCGTACGACCACGCCGCTATTCTCCGCGGCGCCAGATACAAGGATATTCTGACCAGGGAACCGATTGAATATTTCAAGAAGTTCTATTATGACACCGCTATTTACGGCAGCACCCCCGGCCTGATGTGCGCCCACGCCTTCTGCGGCACCGGGCAGATGCTGTTCGCCACCGATTTTCCCTTTGACAGCCAGTTCGGGGAAAGGTATACCCGGCAGACAATCCGGTCCATCGAGCAAATGGACATCGAAGATGGCGAGAAATCCCGGATATTCGAGGGTAACATCCGGCAAATATTGCGCCTGCCCGCTTAAATGATGGAAAAACCAAGACCGACACTGGAAGAGATTTTTCACCCTCGCGGGGTAGCCGTGGTCGGGGTATCCCAATCACGGGGATGGGCAAACACGGTGG
The window above is part of the Dehalococcoidales bacterium genome. Proteins encoded here:
- a CDS encoding amidohydrolase family protein — translated: MKIDVFSHILPPRYKDALYRANPRGFHLQNVIESLPTLFDMEHRFRVMDKFDGLQQVLTLSSPPIEHFTDTRQAADFARLANDEMAELVLKFPGRFPAAVASLPMNDMESALREVDRAVNDLKMKGVQIFTPTNDMPLDSPEFLPLYEKMAHYDLPIWIHPHRDPGYADYKTETRSRYMIFSNFGWPYETTVAMTRLVFSGILEKFPDLKFITHHCGGMVPFFEQRIIGAYDHAAILRGARYKDILTREPIEYFKKFYYDTAIYGSTPGLMCAHAFCGTGQMLFATDFPFDSQFGERYTRQTIRSIEQMDIEDGEKSRIFEGNIRQILRLPA